The genomic stretch CGCCTTGTTTATCTATCTCTTAGGTATCAGTGTTCTAATAATTGCCACTGTTAACTTTGCAAAACCTGGGCAAAGCGGAATAAATACAAACGGAATATATAAAATTTCCCGTAACCCTATGTATATCGGTTATTTCATATATTTCTCAAGCTGTGTATTGTTAACACATTCTATTCTGCTGCTTATATCCCTGCTTGTTTTTCAAATATCTGCACACTGGATTATACTTTCCGAAGAACGATGGTGCATCAACAAATTTGGGAAAGAGTATGTAAACTACATGAGTAAGGTTAAACGGTATATCTAATCAAACCCTTCCGCCAGCCAACGATCAATAGTACATTGGTTAATTTTAAATAACCATTGCATAATATCCTCGTTTTTTCAAACAATAGCAAAAAGGAGGCGATCTCATGGCCATAGCTCATAAAAGTGCAATAAGCGTAGGTTTACTTTATATACCGGTGGGATTATACAAAACAACAAAAGATATATCAGTAAGTTTCAATCAACTCTGTAAAGATACCCACGAACGAGTAAGACAAAAGAAAATATGCCCTTCATGCAATAAAGAAGTAACAAGCGATGAAATTATAAAGGGTTATGAATACGAAAAGGGTAAGTATGTGACTTTCACGGAAGATGAACTGGAAAAAATAAAAACAAAGAAAGACAAGACAATACACATAGAACATTTTGCAATGTTGTCTGATGTAGATCAAATATTTTATGAAAAAAATTATTATGTTGTCCCAGAACCTGGAGCGGAAAAAGCATTCGAACTATTAAGACAGGCAATGTTAGCCCAGGAAAAAGTGGGAATTGCAAAAACCGTCCTGGGTACAACAGAAAGTCTTATCGTATTATATCCAACAAACGAAGGAATCATTGCAAAAACTCTTTATTATCAGGCCGAAATACAGGCGGTGCCCGTAGCATCAGCAAAAGTAGAGGTCAGCGATCCAGAAGTTGAAATGGCAAAGACAATGATTGACTCTATGACATCTGCTTTTGACCCAGGTTTATATCATGATGAATATCAGGAAAAACTTCGGCAAGCAATTGAATCTAAAATTGCCGGAAAAGAGATAGTAAATGTTGACAAAGAGAGTCCAAACAACATCATCGATTTGATGGAAGCGATGAAGAAGACAGTTGAAATGACAAAGAGTAACAAAGGGCTGGCATAATGGATATTTTTGAAAGCAGGAATGTAAGCCCGATGCTGATTTCGGAAATGGTAGAACCATTTGATTCCCCAAATTTTATCTACGAGATAAAATGGGACGGGATCAGGACTTTGTCTTTTTTGGACACAAATACAGATATGAGAAACAAGAGAAACAAACTCATGATTCCCATATTCCCAGAGCTGGAAAGTCTTTATAGACAGGTTAAAACGAAATGCATTATTGACCACGAGCTGCTTGTACTCAAAAATGGCATCCCTGATTTCTATGAGGTGCAAAAACGAGCGTTGATGAGTAATTCATTTAAAATAAAATTAGCCGCCGATAAATATCCGGCCAGTGTCATCGCTTATGACATCTTATACTATAAAGATAAGGATATTACTATGCTCCCCTTAATGGAGAGAAAAAAATATCTTACTGATGTTGTAATTGAAAATGATCTAATCTCCGTTTCAAGATTTATAGAAAATGATGGAATAAAATTATTTGAACTTGTTAAAGAAAAAGGTCTCGAAGGAACCGTTGCAAAAAGAAAAGACAGTCTTTATTGGCAAGGCAAGCGAACCAAAGACTGGGTAAAATGCAAAATAATGTCCACAGACGATTGTGTGATCTGCGGATACATTCCGAAAGAAAATAATATGACCAGCCTGGTTCTTGGCCAATACGATGATGATTTACTTGTATATAAGGGTCATGTTACACTCGGTGTAAGCTTAAGAATATTAAAAGAGCATAAATATAAAGTGATCGATTACTCCCCTTTCGGTTATGTACCACCAGGAAACGATGATTGTGTTTGGCTGGCCCCGGAACTCGTTTGTATCGTGGAATCAATGCCTACTGAAAAAGAAGGCTTTAGGCAGCCTGTTTTCAAAGGTATACGAGATGATAAGCCAGCCATGGAATGTAAGGTATAAAAGGTGGGCCCGGAAATCCGAAGCCCACCTATTTATTTTACTCTATCACAGCCTCCCCCCTGAATTCCGTAATATCTTTAGGGCTCTCTTTAGGCTTCACCTATATAGTTGCTATAACAATCATATACAGCTTTTCAAAGTTCATAATTCTTTGTTATCCTTGATGTCACATATTGTAAATGATATAATGGCTTTATCACAAAAACAGGAGGTAACGCATATGGAATTCACTTACGATTCAAACCAGATCGCTCTCTATCATTCCGATAACAACTTACTTGCCGAGGTTACTTTTCCAGCAGTTGACCAGAATACCGTAAATATCAATCATACCTATGTAGATGATTCTCTCAGAGGTCAGGGTGTGGCAGGACAACTTATGGAGGCCGTAGCAAAACAATTACGGTCCGAAAATAAAAAAGCCATCCTGACATGCTCCTATGCGATTAAATGGTTCGAAAAACATCCTGAGTATAATGATTTGGTTAAATAGCCCTTCTGCGGCTTTTTCACCTCTTTAAATCCCTGCTTTCCTTTTAGATATAACCAGCTTTTGCCAGGTGTACTGTCTTTGCATTCTCAAAAAATACCAGTGTACTTCATCCAAAAACTGATGTAAGATATTTAAAAATGCTAAAGAGGTACATACGATGCTTAATTCAAATAATAGGGACAAATCCTATCAAGACTGTCTGACGCTGGGACTCAGTCTGGGTCTGATCTTCGCTGCTGTTATAAACAATTTGGGAATAGGGTTAATCATGGGGATATCTTTAAGCTTATTATTTCGCAAAAGCTACTTTCAGAAACATTAAATTACATATAGCAAAATTCAATAATTTTCTCCGTTGTCTCATTTTATGGCTTATAACATCTGCAAACGATCACCAAATTCCGGCTCCGGCTGGTCACAACTTTATAGTAATATACAAAATTCTTTAATTTGCG from Lacrimispora sphenoides JCM 1415 encodes the following:
- a CDS encoding Ku protein; this encodes MAIAHKSAISVGLLYIPVGLYKTTKDISVSFNQLCKDTHERVRQKKICPSCNKEVTSDEIIKGYEYEKGKYVTFTEDELEKIKTKKDKTIHIEHFAMLSDVDQIFYEKNYYVVPEPGAEKAFELLRQAMLAQEKVGIAKTVLGTTESLIVLYPTNEGIIAKTLYYQAEIQAVPVASAKVEVSDPEVEMAKTMIDSMTSAFDPGLYHDEYQEKLRQAIESKIAGKEIVNVDKESPNNIIDLMEAMKKTVEMTKSNKGLA
- a CDS encoding GNAT family N-acetyltransferase, with protein sequence MEFTYDSNQIALYHSDNNLLAEVTFPAVDQNTVNINHTYVDDSLRGQGVAGQLMEAVAKQLRSENKKAILTCSYAIKWFEKHPEYNDLVK
- a CDS encoding methyltransferase family protein, with protein sequence MNAFLLIIPIFLIRFGLLKMINKDALSRAAFFAPLEGCEKAAYLFYQFSNAFIILYSLFLKIQTKPPLFFTALFIYLLGISVLIIATVNFAKPGQSGINTNGIYKISRNPMYIGYFIYFSSCVLLTHSILLLISLLVFQISAHWIILSEERWCINKFGKEYVNYMSKVKRYI
- a CDS encoding DNA ligase, which encodes MDIFESRNVSPMLISEMVEPFDSPNFIYEIKWDGIRTLSFLDTNTDMRNKRNKLMIPIFPELESLYRQVKTKCIIDHELLVLKNGIPDFYEVQKRALMSNSFKIKLAADKYPASVIAYDILYYKDKDITMLPLMERKKYLTDVVIENDLISVSRFIENDGIKLFELVKEKGLEGTVAKRKDSLYWQGKRTKDWVKCKIMSTDDCVICGYIPKENNMTSLVLGQYDDDLLVYKGHVTLGVSLRILKEHKYKVIDYSPFGYVPPGNDDCVWLAPELVCIVESMPTEKEGFRQPVFKGIRDDKPAMECKV